Proteins encoded within one genomic window of Streptomyces sp. NBC_01314:
- a CDS encoding bifunctional serine/threonine-protein kinase/ABC transporter substrate-binding protein, whose protein sequence is MERLLATDPSRLGGNRLLGRLGAGGMGVVYLARTETGDLTAVKVIQPEYAGRAEFRARFRREASSAGQVDSPWVVRVLGAETEAAAPWLATAFVPGPSLAEAVAACGPLPDRAVRVLGKMLARALTAVHEARLVHRDVKPGNVLLALDGPRLIDFGIARPTATDEIELTSANMVVGTPGFLSPEQARAQQVGTASDVFSLGCVLAYAATGRLPFGTGAADALLYRTVNDAPELDGVADAGLRALLGRCLAKEPERRPTGAEVDAELVEDAPAGTVDWLPDPVVRMIAERSAEMLALPGIEPTEVPQESRSHSRRRVLALGGGAALLLAGGGAALWAALRDDEDTPEAQTANSPWVIGLHADLTGSLGGTGRAQERGARLAVERFNARRARPFTLALRTEDDRGEPARAVQAARRLTGAADVLAVLGPTGYASTQAALEVYDGAGMPLLTVSELSTSAAQSAIAGTAPRSYFRAATLSAYGAFATVTALGAAGVGKLGLLGDRAGRVAGMESVIVAGSAASGLLELYLRVVPALAGTSALGPVTDDMLGRGVDGFYYIGTPERAAAVARTLAERNFTGPRYLDTASATEAFTSLAGPAAEGWQVHTSYIGPDAPAVSDFAAVYRKRYDSAPGPWAAEAYDVTRLLADRLTALAPKGGRRPTHDRLTRALAAARFTGVAATYAFDDQKRTKKRLLHQFRVQDGRFAYVGVLDVTGS, encoded by the coding sequence ATGGAGCGCCTGCTCGCCACCGACCCCTCCCGCCTGGGCGGGAACCGGCTGCTGGGGCGCCTGGGCGCCGGCGGCATGGGCGTGGTCTACCTGGCCCGCACCGAGACCGGAGACCTGACCGCGGTGAAGGTGATCCAGCCCGAGTACGCCGGCCGGGCCGAATTCCGGGCCCGTTTCCGCCGCGAGGCGTCATCCGCCGGGCAGGTCGACAGCCCGTGGGTGGTACGGGTGCTCGGCGCCGAAACGGAGGCCGCGGCGCCGTGGCTGGCCACCGCGTTCGTGCCCGGACCCTCGCTGGCCGAGGCGGTCGCGGCCTGCGGACCGCTGCCGGACCGTGCGGTACGGGTGCTGGGCAAGATGCTGGCGCGCGCCCTGACCGCCGTGCACGAGGCGCGCCTGGTCCACCGGGACGTCAAGCCGGGCAACGTCCTGCTCGCTCTCGACGGCCCCCGGCTGATCGACTTCGGCATCGCGCGTCCGACGGCGACCGACGAGATCGAGCTGACCTCGGCAAACATGGTGGTCGGCACCCCCGGCTTCCTCTCTCCCGAGCAGGCACGCGCGCAGCAGGTGGGGACGGCGAGCGACGTCTTCTCGCTGGGGTGCGTGCTGGCGTACGCGGCCACCGGCCGACTGCCGTTCGGCACCGGCGCGGCGGACGCGCTGCTGTACCGCACCGTCAACGACGCGCCCGAGCTGGACGGCGTGGCGGACGCCGGGTTGCGGGCGCTGCTCGGCCGCTGTCTGGCGAAGGAGCCGGAGCGGCGGCCAACGGGCGCCGAGGTGGACGCGGAACTGGTGGAGGACGCCCCGGCCGGCACCGTCGACTGGCTGCCCGACCCGGTGGTACGGATGATCGCGGAACGGTCGGCGGAGATGCTCGCCCTGCCGGGCATCGAGCCTACCGAGGTGCCGCAGGAGTCGCGGAGCCACAGCCGCCGCAGGGTCCTCGCCCTGGGCGGCGGTGCGGCGCTGCTCCTGGCGGGCGGAGGCGCAGCGCTGTGGGCGGCGCTCCGCGATGACGAGGACACCCCGGAGGCACAGACCGCGAACAGCCCCTGGGTCATCGGTCTCCACGCGGATCTGACGGGCTCGCTGGGGGGGACCGGGCGGGCACAGGAGCGGGGGGCACGGCTGGCGGTGGAGCGGTTCAACGCCCGCAGGGCCAGGCCGTTCACCCTCGCCCTGCGGACCGAGGACGACCGAGGGGAGCCGGCCCGCGCGGTCCAGGCGGCGCGGCGGCTGACCGGCGCCGCCGATGTCCTCGCCGTGCTCGGCCCCACCGGCTACGCCTCGACGCAGGCCGCGCTGGAGGTCTACGACGGCGCCGGGATGCCACTGCTGACGGTGTCGGAGCTGTCAACCAGTGCCGCGCAATCGGCCATCGCCGGCACCGCCCCGCGCTCGTACTTCCGGGCCGCGACGCTGTCCGCGTACGGTGCCTTCGCCACCGTCACCGCACTCGGCGCGGCGGGTGTCGGCAAGCTGGGTCTGCTGGGAGACAGGGCGGGCAGGGTGGCCGGTATGGAGTCGGTGATCGTGGCCGGCAGCGCCGCAAGCGGCCTGCTGGAACTGTATCTGCGCGTGGTGCCCGCCCTCGCGGGCACAAGCGCTCTGGGACCCGTCACCGACGACATGCTCGGCCGCGGCGTCGACGGTTTCTACTACATCGGCACACCCGAACGTGCTGCCGCGGTCGCCCGCACCCTCGCGGAGCGGAACTTCACCGGGCCCCGCTACCTCGACACCGCCTCGGCCACCGAGGCCTTCACCTCCCTGGCCGGCCCGGCGGCCGAGGGCTGGCAGGTACATACGTCGTACATCGGACCCGACGCCCCAGCCGTGAGCGACTTCGCCGCCGTCTACCGCAAGCGGTACGACAGCGCGCCGGGCCCGTGGGCAGCTGAGGCGTACGACGTGACGCGCCTGCTCGCCGACCGGCTCACCGCCCTCGCGCCGAAAGGCGGCAGGCGTCCCACCCACGACCGGCTCACCCGGGCCCTCGCCGCGGCCCGGTTCACCGGGGTGGCCGCGACCTACGCCTTCGACGACCAGAAGCGGACGAAGAAACGGCTGCTCCACCAGTTCCGCGTCCAGGACGGCCGGTTCGCCTATGTGGGCGTCCTGGACGTCACCGGATCCTGA
- a CDS encoding bifunctional serine/threonine-protein kinase/ABC transporter substrate-binding protein: MRALYAQDPGELGGHRLLARLGAGGMGVVYLARTADGTLVALKVIRAEYATDRAFRERFRREAWLAREFTCRWLVPVTAADAEAREPWLATAFVPGPSLAETVDGHGPLTPYAVTALGARLAEALTEVHEAGLVHRDVKPGNILLALDGPRLIDFGIAQSPGLTALTEPGAIVGTPGYLAPEQARTGGEAAPASDLFALGCVLAYAATGQRPFGFGDPAAVLYRTVHEEPDVPGLDGLPPPLRTAITGCLAKDPAGRPTAAELARSLRAADQEPGTATGPDHQTAPARQFTTAPDRPADWLPSAVLRLVADRSARALDPPPRQTGPAAPQEPTVVDAGRAPSRRRILAIGGSAVAVLAAAGTGTAILLTNHQETKQGGAAQNLPAHVIGFQGALTGDQKKVGLAQERGARLAVAAHNARKDTRFRLALTSYDDRGEAGRATDGARRLLAEPSLCAVIGPTTVAAARVAVPLYGEASTPVLPVSADYDALGLSSATERTLCVTTAPSRYRTTPVLAYLTWVRKVERTAVVQDQAAAGMAETARDLRETPPSEGTSTVHPVASGTDDFGPAVAAALAAHPEAIVYAGTSPTRAAACARALATAGFTGPRVTFESVMRPAFLEAAGEAAEGWVFGAPYSEPQSSDSKAAKAFTAAYRDRYGAPPARWAAEAYDAVGLIVASLDAHGGGAGITPGQVAERLFKLTYDGVAKPIRFTQDITHGLTPENTSFLYQVKDGKFRFLGRYDQVS; the protein is encoded by the coding sequence ATGCGGGCGCTGTACGCACAGGACCCCGGCGAGCTGGGCGGGCACCGGCTACTCGCCCGGCTCGGCGCGGGCGGCATGGGCGTGGTCTACCTGGCCCGTACCGCCGACGGGACCCTGGTCGCCCTGAAGGTCATCCGCGCCGAGTACGCCACCGACCGGGCTTTCCGGGAGCGGTTCCGGCGCGAGGCCTGGCTGGCCAGGGAGTTCACCTGCCGCTGGCTGGTGCCGGTCACCGCCGCCGACGCCGAGGCCCGCGAGCCGTGGCTGGCCACCGCGTTCGTGCCAGGGCCCTCCCTGGCCGAGACGGTGGACGGCCACGGCCCGCTGACGCCGTATGCCGTCACCGCGCTCGGCGCCCGGCTGGCGGAGGCGCTGACCGAGGTGCACGAAGCCGGTCTGGTGCACCGGGACGTCAAGCCGGGCAACATCCTGCTCGCGCTCGACGGCCCCCGGCTGATCGACTTCGGCATCGCCCAGTCCCCGGGCCTCACGGCGCTGACCGAACCCGGCGCGATCGTCGGCACCCCCGGCTACCTCGCCCCCGAGCAGGCCCGGACCGGCGGCGAAGCGGCCCCGGCGAGCGACCTGTTCGCCCTGGGCTGTGTGCTGGCGTACGCGGCCACCGGGCAGCGGCCCTTCGGCTTCGGTGACCCGGCCGCCGTGCTGTACCGCACCGTGCACGAGGAACCCGACGTGCCCGGCCTCGACGGGCTGCCGCCCCCGCTGCGTACAGCGATCACCGGCTGCCTGGCCAAGGACCCCGCCGGGCGGCCCACGGCGGCCGAACTCGCCCGCTCCCTACGGGCTGCCGACCAGGAGCCAGGGACGGCGACCGGCCCCGATCACCAGACCGCCCCCGCCCGGCAGTTCACCACCGCCCCCGACCGTCCGGCCGACTGGCTGCCCTCCGCGGTACTACGACTGGTGGCCGACCGCTCCGCCCGCGCGCTGGACCCGCCGCCCCGACAGACCGGACCCGCGGCCCCACAGGAACCCACCGTCGTCGACGCGGGGCGCGCGCCCTCCCGCCGCCGGATCCTCGCCATCGGTGGCTCGGCCGTCGCGGTCCTCGCCGCGGCCGGCACCGGCACCGCGATCCTGCTGACGAACCACCAGGAAACCAAGCAGGGCGGCGCGGCGCAGAATCTGCCCGCCCATGTCATCGGCTTCCAGGGCGCCCTGACGGGTGATCAGAAGAAGGTCGGACTGGCGCAGGAGCGCGGCGCCCGGCTCGCCGTGGCCGCTCACAATGCCCGCAAGGACACCCGCTTCCGGCTCGCCCTCACCTCGTACGACGACCGGGGCGAGGCCGGGCGGGCGACGGACGGGGCCCGCCGTCTGCTCGCCGAGCCTTCCCTGTGCGCGGTGATCGGCCCCACCACCGTCGCCGCCGCCCGCGTGGCGGTCCCCCTGTACGGGGAGGCGTCCACACCGGTCCTGCCCGTCTCGGCCGACTACGACGCTTTGGGGCTGTCCTCAGCCACGGAACGCACCCTCTGCGTGACCACGGCCCCGAGCAGGTACCGGACCACACCGGTGCTCGCCTACCTGACCTGGGTCCGCAAGGTCGAGCGCACCGCCGTCGTCCAGGACCAGGCCGCGGCCGGGATGGCCGAGACCGCCCGCGACCTGCGCGAGACACCGCCCAGTGAAGGCACCTCCACCGTCCACCCGGTGGCGTCCGGTACGGACGACTTCGGCCCGGCCGTCGCCGCCGCGCTGGCCGCGCACCCCGAGGCCATCGTCTACGCGGGCACCTCGCCGACCCGGGCCGCGGCCTGTGCCCGCGCGCTGGCCACCGCGGGTTTCACCGGTCCCCGGGTGACCTTCGAATCCGTCATGCGCCCGGCTTTTCTGGAAGCCGCGGGCGAGGCGGCCGAGGGCTGGGTGTTCGGGGCGCCCTACAGCGAACCGCAGTCGTCGGACAGCAAGGCCGCCAAAGCCTTCACCGCCGCGTACCGCGACCGCTACGGCGCGCCTCCCGCCCGCTGGGCCGCCGAGGCCTACGACGCCGTGGGGCTGATCGTCGCTTCCCTGGACGCCCACGGCGGCGGCGCCGGCATCACCCCCGGGCAGGTCGCGGAGCGCCTCTTCAAACTCACCTACGACGGTGTGGCCAAGCCCATCCGCTTCACCCAGGACATCACCCACGGCCTCACACCCGAGAACACGAGCTTCCTGTACCAGGTCAAGGACGGGAAGTTCCGCTTCCTCGGCCGGTACGACCAGGTGAGCTGA
- a CDS encoding RHS repeat-associated core domain-containing protein — MRQRPARRSPRRGGGVAAGLAGRFGLLVQLRAPAALFGTRHGLLDSALRVVSAGAILATGFLFGHFVGRPVHLVFGALLLLTAALWSTFGTQNRQNLGSPPAPCTPHAAPPPLRPRRDKSGGPYASRPGRRDAHTLTPTENLEHGNGATKALSGSRRYTAGSTTFAVRTSAAGGSGTKLTFLAGNHQGTSSLAIASDTLAFVKRYTKPFGAPRGAAGGSWPDDKGFLGRPSDQTTGLTQLGARQYDSATGRFLSVDPLLEPDKPQTLNGYAYSSNSPITNSAPTGMSDGVGGILGGISAIVGGAVRGLRNIIGSTVDAIGSSGGTAPTNSYRNPSGMPLLNYKPGATYNLITAWDTPFSVNGRPLSEYLATLPNWGIVSDPKKDLLFRRPGIHRNGP, encoded by the coding sequence GTGCGCCAACGGCCAGCAAGGCGTAGCCCCAGACGTGGTGGAGGTGTTGCGGCAGGGCTCGCCGGCCGGTTCGGACTCCTCGTCCAGCTCCGGGCCCCCGCCGCCCTGTTCGGCACCCGGCACGGGCTCCTCGACTCCGCCCTCCGGGTCGTCAGCGCAGGGGCGATCCTCGCCACCGGCTTCCTCTTCGGCCACTTCGTAGGCAGGCCGGTCCACCTCGTCTTCGGCGCGCTTCTCCTGCTGACCGCAGCCCTCTGGTCCACCTTCGGCACCCAGAACCGGCAAAACCTCGGCTCGCCCCCTGCACCCTGCACCCCGCACGCGGCGCCGCCCCCGCTGCGCCCACGCCGGGACAAGTCCGGCGGCCCGTATGCGAGTCGTCCCGGTCGGCGGGATGCGCACACTCTCACACCAACCGAAAACCTTGAACACGGCAACGGCGCCACCAAGGCACTGTCGGGCAGCCGCAGGTACACGGCAGGCAGCACGACCTTCGCGGTGCGCACCTCCGCCGCCGGGGGGTCCGGCACGAAGCTGACCTTCCTGGCCGGCAACCACCAGGGCACCTCAAGTCTGGCCATCGCCTCGGACACCCTGGCCTTCGTCAAGCGCTACACCAAGCCGTTCGGTGCCCCGCGTGGCGCGGCGGGCGGCAGCTGGCCCGACGACAAGGGCTTCCTGGGCAGGCCATCCGACCAGACGACGGGCCTCACGCAGCTCGGCGCCCGCCAGTACGACTCGGCGACGGGCCGTTTCCTGAGCGTTGACCCGCTGCTCGAACCGGACAAGCCGCAGACCCTCAACGGCTACGCCTACTCGAGCAACAGCCCCATCACCAATTCCGCCCCGACCGGCATGTCCGACGGCGTTGGTGGCATTCTCGGGGGCATCAGCGCGATCGTCGGTGGCGCCGTGCGCGGCCTCCGCAACATCATCGGGTCCACCGTCGACGCGATCGGCTCGTCCGGCGGCACCGCTCCGACGAACTCGTACCGCAACCCCTCCGGGATGCCGCTCCTCAACTACAAGCCCGGCGCGACGTACAACCTCATCACCGCCTGGGACACGCCCTTCAGTGTGAATGGCAGGCCCCTTAGCGAATACCTGGCCACCCTGCCCAACTGGGGGATCGTCAGCGACCCGAAAAAGGATCTCCTTTTCCGCCGACCGGGAATTCACCGCAACGGGCCTTGA
- a CDS encoding DUF2461 family protein, whose protein sequence is MRGQFTGWPERAMDVLWQLQGEPTHATRERHRADRERLVRQPMIALLSEVADADPRYEDFSVWHYRTDSWWWQHQSAVIRLARKIEIGLRFDLDGLRIQGAWWYPDPGQVDMFRKAVACEGSGRELSGIVEEVRKKGYEISGDMMKRPPHGYPTDHSRTHLLRHRSLIAARPLGCEEWLHTPEAVDRVLSSAADLDALLMWLVRHVKRAA, encoded by the coding sequence ATGCGCGGACAGTTCACCGGCTGGCCGGAGCGGGCCATGGACGTGTTGTGGCAGCTACAGGGCGAACCGACCCACGCGACCCGCGAGCGCCACCGCGCGGACCGCGAGCGCCTGGTCCGGCAGCCGATGATCGCCCTGCTGAGCGAGGTCGCCGACGCCGACCCCCGGTACGAGGACTTCTCCGTCTGGCACTACCGCACCGACTCCTGGTGGTGGCAGCACCAGAGCGCGGTGATCCGGCTCGCCCGCAAGATCGAGATCGGTCTCCGGTTCGACCTGGACGGCCTGCGGATCCAGGGCGCCTGGTGGTACCCCGATCCCGGCCAGGTGGACATGTTCCGCAAGGCCGTGGCCTGCGAGGGGAGCGGCCGCGAACTGTCCGGCATCGTCGAGGAGGTGCGGAAGAAGGGCTATGAGATCTCGGGGGACATGATGAAACGCCCTCCGCACGGCTATCCGACGGACCATTCCCGCACGCACCTGCTGCGCCACCGTTCACTGATCGCCGCCCGGCCCCTCGGTTGCGAGGAATGGCTGCACACGCCCGAGGCGGTCGACCGGGTCCTCTCGTCCGCCGCCGACCTGGATGCCCTGCTGATGTGGCTGGTCCGCCACGTGAAGCGCGCCGCCTGA
- a CDS encoding FAD-dependent monooxygenase encodes MPKRHAVVAGAGIGGLTAAVALHRRGWHVTVCERAPEPPATGAGIGLAPNALRALDTIGVDAARAAGSAVPTTMGVRRSDGQWLTRTDTADMAARYGMPPIAVPRPAFTAALAASLPPEALRYGTAVTAVDDAAGRPTIRTAVGPNLPADLVVAADGIHSPLRRAYFPAHPGLHYIGETAWRTIVDAPDLRIPAMSETWGRGERFGVTPLSDGRFYLYATAVLPAGTRSADPRAELRRRFGSWHDPIPALLDRVRRLDPADVLQNDLYDLATPLPTLHHGRIAWLGDAAHAMAPNLGQGGCQAIEDAVLLAHLLPAGDGGDSGDSVPAALAAYTAARRGRTDAVRVRARRVGRLGALRNPLAVAARDLAVRATPARLALRAMDDLFNGFRLPG; translated from the coding sequence ATGCCGAAACGTCACGCGGTGGTGGCCGGGGCCGGAATCGGCGGCCTCACCGCCGCCGTCGCACTGCACCGCCGCGGCTGGCACGTCACCGTCTGCGAACGCGCCCCCGAACCCCCCGCCACCGGCGCCGGCATCGGCCTCGCCCCCAACGCCCTGCGCGCACTCGACACCATCGGCGTCGACGCCGCCCGCGCCGCCGGCAGCGCCGTACCCACGACGATGGGCGTACGCCGCTCCGACGGCCAGTGGCTCACCCGGACCGACACCGCCGACATGGCAGCCCGCTACGGCATGCCCCCGATCGCCGTCCCGCGCCCGGCCTTCACCGCCGCCCTGGCCGCCTCCCTGCCGCCGGAGGCCCTCCGCTACGGCACCGCCGTGACCGCCGTCGACGACGCCGCGGGCCGCCCGACCATCCGTACGGCAGTCGGCCCGAACCTTCCCGCCGATCTGGTCGTCGCCGCCGACGGCATCCACAGCCCGCTGCGCCGCGCGTACTTCCCCGCCCACCCCGGCCTGCACTACATCGGCGAGACCGCCTGGCGAACCATCGTGGACGCCCCGGACCTCCGGATACCGGCCATGAGCGAGACCTGGGGGCGGGGCGAGCGGTTCGGCGTCACCCCGCTCTCCGACGGCCGGTTCTACCTCTACGCCACCGCGGTCCTCCCGGCCGGCACCCGGTCGGCCGACCCCCGCGCCGAACTCCGGCGCCGCTTCGGCTCGTGGCACGACCCGATTCCGGCCCTGCTGGACCGCGTCCGCCGCCTCGACCCTGCCGACGTCCTCCAGAACGACCTCTACGACCTGGCCACCCCGCTCCCCACCCTGCACCACGGCCGGATCGCCTGGCTGGGCGACGCCGCCCACGCCATGGCTCCCAACCTCGGCCAGGGCGGCTGCCAGGCCATCGAGGACGCGGTGCTCCTCGCGCACCTGCTTCCCGCCGGAGACGGCGGAGACAGCGGAGACTCCGTCCCGGCCGCCCTCGCCGCGTACACCGCCGCCCGCCGCGGGCGCACCGACGCCGTGCGCGTCCGCGCCCGCCGGGTCGGCCGCCTGGGCGCCCTGCGTAACCCGCTCGCGGTGGCGGCCCGCGACCTCGCTGTCCGTGCCACCCCTGCCCGCCTGGCCCTGCGCGCCATGGACGACCTCTTCAACGGCTTCCGCCTCCCCGGGTAG
- a CDS encoding DUF4157 domain-containing protein: MRAPITAAQARALQGLAGNAAVVQRLAQDQERQQGHDTGCGDGCGQTPSVQRSAVSDVISTPGRHFDGPMRKEAESVYGVDLSHLRTHTDATARLSAQGIGADAYTSGNHMVFDGAMTRSKVLHEVAHTFQQAAGQVSGNDNGDGLKVSDPNSPEERQAAAMENVSAPTAGIQRLISAAAAPTPAESVQRMARRSSRSSTQRDSERRANEDAPRTHARSRAGAASSGSGQRDPLTEAAQVPLPRLGPNGEPLWSGTRTQLTWLPGTEEAVLEMTHSRESSRTGTNRYECQHCGDMVLSRAAAASARERNWYEIDHIEGILAYVHRMVDPIEWVAEVGHGIDRDVTAITLESAREAASHLNNLRVLCRRCNGGSRAANSESRHMDRNGPQWTSLPYYREVAAPVETYDAPPPTGGDYDPSGGQGGYGGYGGYGGQSSADPGYNVVDVAPRYPY; encoded by the coding sequence GTGAGGGCCCCGATCACGGCCGCGCAGGCTCGGGCACTTCAGGGCCTTGCGGGCAATGCCGCGGTCGTCCAGCGGCTCGCGCAGGACCAGGAGCGGCAGCAGGGGCACGACACGGGGTGCGGTGACGGCTGCGGCCAGACGCCGTCCGTGCAGCGCTCAGCCGTCTCGGACGTCATCAGCACCCCCGGCCGGCACTTCGACGGCCCGATGCGCAAGGAGGCGGAGTCGGTCTACGGCGTGGACCTGTCGCACCTGCGTACGCACACCGACGCGACTGCGCGCCTATCCGCCCAGGGCATCGGCGCCGATGCATACACATCCGGCAACCACATGGTCTTCGACGGCGCCATGACGCGCTCGAAGGTGCTGCACGAGGTGGCGCACACCTTCCAGCAGGCGGCCGGGCAGGTCTCGGGCAACGACAACGGCGACGGGCTGAAGGTCTCGGATCCCAACTCTCCGGAGGAGCGGCAGGCCGCCGCCATGGAGAACGTCAGCGCGCCGACAGCCGGCATCCAGCGGTTGATCTCGGCCGCTGCCGCACCCACCCCCGCGGAGTCTGTCCAGCGCATGGCTCGTCGCTCCAGCCGTTCGAGCACCCAGCGGGACAGCGAGCGCAGGGCGAACGAGGACGCGCCCCGTACCCACGCGCGCAGCCGCGCGGGCGCCGCCTCCAGCGGCAGCGGCCAGCGGGACCCCCTGACGGAGGCCGCACAGGTCCCTCTCCCGCGCCTCGGCCCGAACGGTGAGCCACTGTGGAGCGGGACCAGGACCCAGCTCACCTGGCTGCCCGGCACCGAGGAAGCGGTGCTGGAGATGACTCACAGCAGGGAGAGTTCACGTACCGGTACCAACCGCTACGAGTGCCAGCACTGCGGCGACATGGTTCTCAGCAGGGCGGCTGCCGCCAGCGCCAGGGAGAGGAACTGGTACGAGATCGATCACATCGAGGGCATCCTCGCCTACGTGCACCGCATGGTGGACCCCATTGAATGGGTGGCGGAAGTAGGACACGGCATCGACCGCGACGTCACGGCGATCACGCTGGAAAGCGCGCGGGAAGCGGCGAGCCACCTGAACAACCTCCGTGTCCTGTGCCGGCGTTGCAACGGCGGCAGTCGAGCGGCCAACAGCGAGAGCCGCCACATGGACCGCAACGGCCCGCAATGGACCAGCCTCCCCTACTACAGGGAAGTCGCCGCGCCTGTGGAGACATACGACGCCCCGCCGCCCACGGGTGGGGACTACGACCCCTCGGGTGGCCAAGGCGGCTACGGCGGCTACGGCGGGTACGGTGGACAGTCCTCGGCCGATCCCGGCTACAACGTGGTCGACGTGGCGCCCCGGTACCCCTACTGA
- a CDS encoding transposase domain-containing protein has product MSTPRPVSPRSSRRRLEPQFGDRIRLGVLTEEITPEVVDEVLELTGRAERRRRLLPARAVVYFVLALCLFSSSPKSVTVSPLPGPPAPPCPGHVRHRRPFVAVERLRALRRERMRGRCGRTGPMLERRGFC; this is encoded by the coding sequence ATGTCGACGCCCCGTCCAGTGTCCCCTCGAAGCTCCCGAAGGCGGTTGGAGCCACAGTTCGGCGACCGGATCCGGCTCGGCGTACTCACTGAGGAGATCACCCCCGAAGTGGTCGACGAGGTACTGGAGTTGACCGGAAGGGCCGAGCGCCGCCGCAGGCTTCTGCCGGCCCGCGCGGTGGTCTACTTCGTCCTGGCTCTGTGCTTGTTCAGCAGCTCGCCGAAGTCAGTAACTGTCTCGCCACTGCCTGGACCGCCGGCCCCGCCCTGTCCGGGGCACGTCCGTCATCGCCGGCCGTTCGTCGCGGTCGAACGGCTCCGCGCTCTGCGTCGCGAACGAATGCGGGGCCGGTGCGGGCGAACCGGGCCTATGCTCGAACGCCGAGGCTTCTGTTGA
- a CDS encoding TetR/AcrR family transcriptional regulator, which translates to MSASGGATRLKLLEGALRTLVEQGIAKTSARSIATTAGVNQALIFYHFGSVDELLAAACVHGAEQRVSRYRERLAALDSLTELLTFARAMHAEERAAGQVAVLGQLLAAGQTVPALAAATSAGLALWIEELEAVLTRLLAATPLAAFADPAGLARAAAASFVGIELYEGVDPEGAAGALDSLEQLAVLAQALEGLGPLSQRAVTHRLRRRARD; encoded by the coding sequence GTGAGCGCGTCCGGCGGGGCCACTCGCCTCAAACTCCTCGAAGGGGCCCTGCGCACCCTGGTCGAGCAGGGCATCGCCAAGACCTCGGCCCGCTCGATCGCGACCACCGCCGGGGTCAACCAGGCGCTGATCTTCTACCACTTCGGTTCCGTCGACGAGCTCCTCGCCGCTGCCTGCGTGCACGGCGCCGAGCAGCGCGTCTCCCGCTACCGCGAGCGGCTCGCCGCCCTGGACTCCCTCACGGAACTCCTGACCTTCGCCCGCGCGATGCACGCCGAGGAACGGGCCGCCGGCCAGGTGGCCGTCCTCGGTCAGCTGCTGGCCGCCGGCCAGACCGTGCCCGCCCTCGCGGCCGCGACCTCCGCCGGGCTCGCGCTGTGGATCGAGGAGCTGGAGGCCGTCCTGACCCGGCTGCTCGCCGCGACCCCCCTGGCCGCCTTCGCCGACCCCGCCGGGCTGGCCCGTGCTGCGGCCGCCTCCTTCGTCGGCATCGAACTGTACGAGGGCGTCGACCCCGAGGGCGCCGCCGGCGCCCTGGACTCGCTCGAACAGCTCGCCGTCCTCGCTCAGGCCCTGGAAGGACTCGGCCCCCTGTCCCAACGGGCAGTCACCCACCGGCTGCGCCGCCGCGCCCGAGACTGA
- a CDS encoding DUF4166 domain-containing protein produces the protein MTSIFHTHMGADFGRLHPEIRRRFSVGLDSGEACVGRGTMERIRHGAPFVKPFLRLGGTRNILVPREGRHVPFVIENFPYVDSFGRETVTFARTFQLPDGPHRFDATMVFSPERDCVLDYLGTHQHLASDLHMSAEPDGSLLIRSGEHRFREGPVDVRVPSLIGGEAEVRESFDESTGRFRIRVRVTNRHFGFLFGYEGSFTAEYVDAGGSGLRAGLRPVREEARA, from the coding sequence GTGACCTCGATCTTTCACACCCACATGGGCGCCGACTTCGGCCGCCTGCACCCCGAGATCCGGCGGCGCTTCTCCGTCGGGCTCGACAGCGGCGAAGCCTGCGTCGGGCGCGGAACGATGGAGCGGATCCGTCACGGTGCCCCTTTCGTCAAGCCGTTCCTCCGGCTCGGCGGGACGCGCAACATCCTCGTCCCGCGCGAGGGACGCCATGTGCCCTTCGTCATCGAGAACTTCCCCTACGTGGACTCCTTCGGCCGCGAGACCGTCACCTTCGCGCGGACCTTCCAGCTGCCTGACGGCCCCCACCGCTTCGACGCCACGATGGTCTTCAGCCCCGAGCGCGACTGCGTCCTCGACTACCTCGGCACCCACCAGCACCTCGCCAGCGACCTCCACATGAGCGCCGAACCCGACGGCTCGCTCCTCATCCGCTCCGGCGAGCACCGCTTCCGCGAGGGCCCCGTCGACGTTCGCGTTCCGTCCCTGATCGGAGGCGAAGCCGAGGTCCGCGAGTCGTTCGACGAGAGCACCGGCCGCTTCCGGATCCGGGTGCGGGTGACCAACCGGCATTTCGGCTTCCTCTTCGGCTACGAGGGCTCCTTCACCGCCGAGTACGTCGACGCGGGCGGGAGCGGACTCCGCGCCGGCCTGCGGCCCGTCCGCGAGGAGGCCCGCGCGTGA